CCTCGCTTACCCAGCCATACTGGCGTGACGGATTTCCATATACTAAGGCATACGGCGGCACATCTTTGGTAATGACAGCTCCGGCCCCCACCAGGGCATAAGCTCCAATAGTATTGCCACAGACTACCGTTGCATTCGCACCAATGCTGGCACCCTTCTGCACTAGCGTTTTCTGGTAATCGCCGCGGCGGTTGATAGCGCTGCGTGGGTTCAACACGTTGGTGAACACCATGGACGGCCCTAAAAAAACATCGTCTTCACAGGTTACACCACTGTAGACCGACACATTGTTCTGTATTTTGACATTTCTACCCAAAACCACATCTGGAGAGATGACTACGTTCTGACCGATGTTACATTGTTCCCCAATGATGCAGCCCGGCATAATATGCGAAAAATGCCAGATTTTAGTGCCTTCACCAATGGTGCAGCCGCTGTCTATGACGGCTGTTTCATGGGCGAAATACTGGGGGCTACCGTGGGTCATTGCTTTTCTTGACTTCCGAGAATCAGGTTCCTTACGGAATTACCGTATTCAGGGATATGCTTTACAAAAGGCAAAGGTACAGTTTTTAAAATAATTCACAGTACTTGAATTGGTACCGCGTTACTAATGAAGCAGATGAAGCTGAACAAGTTTTCAAAACACGCCTGAAAAAGGCAACTTCTAATGGATTTCGGCTTTCAATATTTTCGTTTTTGGCTTCAATTTGAGAAATAGAGCCAAAAACGGAAGCTACATCTGGGCACAGATTGAAAATAAGCCCGGAACAAATTCTGCAGGCAAATCTTAATTCAGTAACGCCTACTCACCTAACTGCGGCAAATATCATTTAGGCCAGACAGCCAGCGTCATTCGTTCTTTCCCGCGTAAATCCTGCAATATCTGCACATCTTGGTAGCCAGATTCCTGCAACATGTCCTGTGTTTCCTGAGCGTAACGTTCGTTAATCTCAAAGAAAAGCCTGCCACCGGGTTTCAACAGATGCTGGGCCAAATGGGCAATGCGCCGGTAGAATAGCAATGGGTCATGGTTTGGCACAAAGAGCGCCAAGTGTGGTTCAAAGTCTAGCACATTCTCCCGCATTAGCTGTTTCTCCTCCTCCAGCACATAGGGTGGGTTGCTGATGACCGCATCCAGGGAAGCGGGGGCTACTGCGGGGATTTCCTGAAGAATATCTTGCTGCAACCAGGTCACCTTTTGCCCAAGCGTTTCAGCATTTCTTTTGGCTATGTTCAAGGCATCTGCAGACACATCTAACCCCCATAGTTCAGCAGTCGGCAGTTCAGCAGCCAAAGTGATAGGAATACAGCCGCTTCCCGTGCCAATGTCTAGCAATTTTGGATTTGGATGGTGTTGGAAAGCTTTGATGACCAGTTGCACCAGTTCCTCGGTCTCTGGCCTGGGAATCAGTACCGCGGGTGTCACCAAAAAATCCCTGCCATAGAAAGAAGCTTCGCCCAACACGTATTGGATAGGCTGATGCTGTAGCAATCGCTGTTGAATATCATGCAATTGGCTTTCCAACGATTCTGGGAATATCTCTTTCCTGCGTTGCAGCAGCTCAAACCTGCTCGCCTTTAACAGATGCTGGAGCACCCATTCGGCCATGCTCTGGGCTTCTGGGGCTTCGTAGAGGGTTACCAGAGTTTGGCTGAGCCGTTGCAGAACGTCTTGAATGGTGGGCATGCGGTCAAGTTTTGGGCAATTTCTGAAAAAACCCCCGATATTGGCGTAAAGAATTCTGTTCGCCGTAAAAACTGCCATGGACTCCTCTGAAAAATATATGCGCCGCGCCTTGGATTTGGCTCTTCTGGGAACCGGAAAAGTGCGTCCCAATCCGCTAGTGGGCTGTGTAGTGGTGCATGACAAGAAAATCATTGGCGAAGGCTGGCACCAGCAATACGGCGGCCCGCACGCTGAGGTGAATGCCTTGAACAGCGTAGCTGACAAAAGCCTGCTGCCCCACAGCCAGGTGTATGTCACGCTGGAACCTTGCTCGCATTACGGGAAGACGCCGCCCTGCGCTGATTTTCTGTTGCAGCACGGCGTGCGAGATGTAATCATTTGCAACGCTGACCCTAATCCCTTGGTGGCCGGTAAGGGCATCAAAAAGTTGATGGACGCCGGCTGTAAAGTTCATTTGGGAGTTCTGGAACAAGAAGGCATAGGTGTAAACCGTCGGTTTTTCACGGTGCAGACCAAAAAGCGGCCGTACATCGTTTTAAAGTGGGCGCAGTCATCAGATGGATTTATTGCCTTGCCCAACTGCCAGCCCTGCCAGATTTCTGGGCCATTGGCGAAGCAGCTGGTGCATAAGTGGCGAACCGAGGAACAGGCAATTCTAGTGGGCACCCGCACGGCCATCTTCGACAATCCCCAGCTGAACGTGCGCCACTGGCCCGGACCGGCCCCACTCAGAATTGCCATTGACAAACAGCTGCAGATACCAGCCAGTCATTATTTGCTAGACGGCAGCCAACCTACGCTTATCTATATGCTTCAGCAGAAAGCGGCAACCACCCAAACTGAATACATCCCCCTTTCGCCAGAAGAAAATTTGTTGGAGCAGCTATTAACTGACCTGCACCAACGCAACGTGCAGTCTGTGTTGGTGGAAGGCGGCACGTTTCTGCTGGAAACTTTCTTGCAACTCAACCTCTGGGACGAAATCAGGATTTTCAGGAGCCCGGTTAACCTGACCGATGGAGTTTCTGCGCCGCAGCTGCCCATCTTGCCTTTCAACTCCAGAACCATGGTAGGTGACGATGAACTCACCGTTTACCAGAATAACTTCGGATTATTATAAGTACCCACATCCTGAGCTTCTTCCATTTTTGGAGGCAATCCCAACATTCCCGCTTTCCGTTTTCGGGCTCGTTTTTGGAAATGAAGCCGAAAACGGAAAATCACGCAACGCCAAAGAAACCGGTATACTCAAAGACATTGTTCCCGAAAACTACAGCGGTTACCTTTGTAGTTATATCACTAGAGTGCTAGTGAACGAAGTTAGAAGTAGCACATCAGCACATTCAAAAATTAGCACATTATACCTATGGCCGAAGATTTATTAATAGACACCTCGCTTTCCAAAGAAGAAAGATACAAAGCATTAATTCCACAGATTGAAGCGCTGGTGGCCCCCGAGACCGATTTAATCGCGAACCTGGCCAACGTGATGGCGGCCTTGAAAGAGACCTTCGGGTTTTTCTGGGTGGGCGCGTATCTGGTGAAAGACGGTGAATTGGTATTGGGGCCGTTCCAGGGGCCGGTGGCGTGCACGCGCATTGCGTTTCACCGCGGGGTCTGCGGTGCTTGCTACACGCGCCAAGAAACTATTTTAGTGCCAGACGTGGAAGCGTTCCCTGGTCATATTGCCTGCAGCAGTGCTTCTAAGTCTGAGATTGTAGTGCCGGTCATTAA
This region of Rufibacter sp. LB8 genomic DNA includes:
- a CDS encoding acyltransferase; the protein is MTHGSPQYFAHETAVIDSGCTIGEGTKIWHFSHIMPGCIIGEQCNIGQNVVISPDVVLGRNVKIQNNVSVYSGVTCEDDVFLGPSMVFTNVLNPRSAINRRGDYQKTLVQKGASIGANATVVCGNTIGAYALVGAGAVITKDVPPYALVYGNPSRQYGWVSEAGHKLAFNEKNEAVCPETGERYSLENKSVTKFSI
- the prmC gene encoding peptide chain release factor N(5)-glutamine methyltransferase; translated protein: MPTIQDVLQRLSQTLVTLYEAPEAQSMAEWVLQHLLKASRFELLQRRKEIFPESLESQLHDIQQRLLQHQPIQYVLGEASFYGRDFLVTPAVLIPRPETEELVQLVIKAFQHHPNPKLLDIGTGSGCIPITLAAELPTAELWGLDVSADALNIAKRNAETLGQKVTWLQQDILQEIPAVAPASLDAVISNPPYVLEEEKQLMRENVLDFEPHLALFVPNHDPLLFYRRIAHLAQHLLKPGGRLFFEINERYAQETQDMLQESGYQDVQILQDLRGKERMTLAVWPK
- the ribD gene encoding bifunctional diaminohydroxyphosphoribosylaminopyrimidine deaminase/5-amino-6-(5-phosphoribosylamino)uracil reductase RibD — protein: MDSSEKYMRRALDLALLGTGKVRPNPLVGCVVVHDKKIIGEGWHQQYGGPHAEVNALNSVADKSLLPHSQVYVTLEPCSHYGKTPPCADFLLQHGVRDVIICNADPNPLVAGKGIKKLMDAGCKVHLGVLEQEGIGVNRRFFTVQTKKRPYIVLKWAQSSDGFIALPNCQPCQISGPLAKQLVHKWRTEEQAILVGTRTAIFDNPQLNVRHWPGPAPLRIAIDKQLQIPASHYLLDGSQPTLIYMLQQKAATTQTEYIPLSPEENLLEQLLTDLHQRNVQSVLVEGGTFLLETFLQLNLWDEIRIFRSPVNLTDGVSAPQLPILPFNSRTMVGDDELTVYQNNFGLL
- a CDS encoding GAF domain-containing protein, which codes for MAEDLLIDTSLSKEERYKALIPQIEALVAPETDLIANLANVMAALKETFGFFWVGAYLVKDGELVLGPFQGPVACTRIAFHRGVCGACYTRQETILVPDVEAFPGHIACSSASKSEIVVPVIKNGEVKMVLDVDSDELNDFDEVDQKYLEQLMKLAENWF